A single genomic interval of Phocoenobacter uteri harbors:
- the cas6 gene encoding CRISPR system precrRNA processing endoribonuclease RAMP protein Cas6, producing the protein MQLNTIQLARYRFIFQVTEPICLPDYAGSTLRGVFGRALRKIACMTKQDNCKACPLYQTCPYTNIFETPPKEHQIQKFSQVPNGYIIEPPQWGEKIYRVGEILSFELVLFGKLIDQLPLIAFAFQRAFQYSVAKGKGELVDILHQQNKDFYSIYVDGKLLDHSTEIQIKAPQSNSITLTITTPLRLQANGTPLNAQNITLERFLLTLAKRISLLSEFHAVPLDLDFVKLKENLTAINDHKNLKWLDWRRYSSRQNQKMALGGVVGQWQLNNVPEDWQKLLYWGQWLHCGKNATFGLGKYEITNL; encoded by the coding sequence ATGCAATTAAATACAATTCAACTGGCTCGTTATCGTTTTATTTTTCAGGTAACTGAGCCTATTTGCTTACCTGATTATGCAGGTTCAACATTACGAGGGGTATTCGGGCGGGCGTTACGCAAAATAGCTTGTATGACAAAACAGGATAATTGTAAGGCTTGTCCGCTTTATCAAACTTGTCCTTATACGAATATTTTTGAAACGCCACCAAAGGAACATCAAATTCAAAAATTTAGCCAAGTACCAAATGGTTATATTATTGAACCACCGCAATGGGGCGAGAAAATCTATCGAGTGGGTGAAATACTGAGTTTTGAATTAGTATTATTTGGAAAATTGATTGATCAGCTTCCTCTGATTGCTTTTGCGTTTCAACGTGCATTTCAATATTCCGTTGCGAAAGGAAAAGGCGAATTAGTTGATATTTTGCATCAGCAAAATAAAGACTTTTATTCTATTTATGTTGATGGAAAATTGCTTGATCATTCAACTGAAATACAAATAAAAGCACCTCAATCAAACTCAATAACATTAACGATTACCACACCACTTCGCTTACAAGCAAATGGTACACCGCTGAATGCCCAAAATATTACCTTAGAACGTTTTTTATTAACTTTAGCAAAACGCATTTCATTATTAAGTGAGTTTCACGCAGTGCCACTTGATCTTGATTTTGTAAAATTAAAAGAAAATTTAACCGCTATCAATGATCACAAAAACTTAAAATGGTTAGATTGGCGACGTTATTCTTCACGTCAGAATCAAAAAATGGCATTAGGAGGCGTTGTTGGGCAGTGGCAGTTAAACAATGTTCCAGAAGATTGGCAAAAATTACTTTATTGGGGGCAGTGGCTACATTGTGGTAAGAATGCAACGTTTGGACTAGGAAAGTATGAAATTACAAATTTGTAG
- the cas10 gene encoding type III-A CRISPR-associated protein Cas10/Csm1, whose product MTTLISASCRVAFAAMIHDLGKLAERGKLPISKDQLNSHKTLYCPFNQEGQYHSHIHSAYTGFAIDQIEHLLPDLISQNTLPFISRGDQKGIEITDSIINAAAAHHKPDSFLQWIIATADRVASGFERDTFEKYNRADSGKNHYQARLLSLFEQISLNSDRKVETHRDLKKVYPLKPLSPESIFPIDIEVTPKEDEQAQAEYLALWNEFCKGLEKIPSSHKKQWDLWLDHFDTAYQCFASCIPSATAFGVKPEVSLYDHSKATAALATALWRWHNDNNLVDETQITELKNRDKSWNKNKFLLIQGDFFGIQDFIFSGGSESNKQAAKLLRGRSFQVSLFTELAALKVLQKLALPSTSQILNAAGKFLIVAPNTEQVHQALDEVKQEINQWFIDNTFGLAGLGIATQEASCNDFLIGNFSQLQKKLFEQLETVKLQRFDLTQLEKNVQNVNYPYGCCELNQYFPAESETNKRALISQDQINIGKFLVEKDRLIICDSDTEITDDMRTQSLKLSIFGYKVIFTSDEEHSGKFGKFDIHRFWDFSLPKDLKTSVWNGYARRYINGYVMTFNGIEKSEKELGKYPNVDEVIVKGNVKTFDYLACEDRIFDSQMEQYIGQPALMTLKGDVDNLGLIFQKGLENATFAKMTTLSRQMNQFFSLWLPAYCNENKANIYTVFAGGDDFFLIGSWHSTQEVVFEMQKQFKKYVADNEEIHFSAGMVMTKVGYPVPRLGELAEETLEKSKAEEGKNAVTIFDSSISWNAWENLIKLEEEIERLAKDYNISTSYLYSLINLSKQAELAKIDKNLTATMWRSHFYYKTARYVIDKLKKEEKEQALKYITCSLGNNGIEKYGQCFQIPLFNYFYKRR is encoded by the coding sequence ATGACAACATTAATTTCAGCATCTTGTCGAGTTGCATTTGCTGCTATGATTCATGATTTAGGAAAATTAGCAGAAAGAGGGAAATTACCGATTTCCAAAGATCAGCTCAATTCACATAAAACATTATATTGTCCATTTAATCAAGAAGGACAATACCATTCACATATTCATTCAGCTTACACAGGGTTCGCTATTGATCAGATAGAGCATTTATTACCTGATTTAATTAGTCAAAATACCCTTCCATTTATTTCTCGTGGTGATCAAAAAGGCATTGAAATTACCGATTCAATCATTAATGCTGCAGCAGCACATCACAAGCCAGATTCTTTTTTACAGTGGATTATTGCAACAGCGGATCGTGTGGCATCAGGTTTTGAAAGAGATACATTTGAAAAATATAATCGAGCAGATAGTGGAAAAAATCACTATCAGGCACGTTTGTTAAGCTTATTTGAACAAATTAGTCTTAATTCAGATAGAAAAGTTGAAACGCATAGGGATTTGAAAAAAGTTTACCCTTTAAAACCATTATCACCAGAAAGTATTTTTCCAATTGATATTGAGGTTACGCCAAAAGAGGATGAGCAAGCTCAGGCTGAATATTTAGCATTATGGAATGAATTTTGCAAAGGGTTAGAAAAAATTCCTAGTTCACACAAAAAGCAATGGGATTTATGGTTAGATCATTTTGATACGGCTTACCAGTGTTTTGCAAGTTGTATTCCTTCGGCAACAGCATTTGGGGTAAAACCGGAAGTATCTCTTTATGACCATAGTAAAGCAACCGCAGCATTAGCAACGGCTCTTTGGCGTTGGCATAATGATAATAATCTTGTTGATGAAACACAGATTACTGAATTAAAAAATCGAGATAAGAGCTGGAATAAGAATAAATTTTTACTTATTCAAGGTGATTTTTTTGGTATTCAAGATTTTATTTTTTCAGGAGGAAGTGAAAGTAATAAACAGGCGGCGAAGTTATTAAGAGGGCGATCATTCCAAGTTTCATTGTTTACAGAATTGGCCGCATTAAAAGTATTGCAGAAATTAGCATTACCAAGTACAAGCCAAATTTTAAATGCAGCAGGGAAATTCCTTATTGTTGCACCAAATACAGAGCAAGTTCATCAGGCATTAGATGAAGTTAAACAAGAAATCAATCAATGGTTTATTGATAATACATTTGGATTGGCGGGACTTGGTATTGCAACACAAGAAGCAAGCTGTAATGATTTTCTCATCGGTAATTTTTCTCAATTACAGAAAAAATTATTTGAGCAATTGGAAACAGTAAAATTACAACGTTTTGACTTAACTCAGTTGGAGAAAAATGTACAAAATGTTAATTATCCTTATGGTTGCTGTGAATTAAATCAATATTTCCCCGCTGAAAGTGAGACAAATAAACGAGCTTTAATTTCTCAAGATCAAATCAATATCGGTAAATTTTTAGTGGAAAAAGACCGCTTAATTATTTGTGATTCAGACACCGAAATTACAGATGATATGCGAACACAGAGTTTAAAACTAAGTATTTTTGGTTATAAGGTTATTTTTACTTCTGATGAAGAGCATTCGGGTAAATTTGGAAAATTTGATATTCATCGTTTTTGGGATTTTTCTTTACCAAAAGATTTGAAAACCTCCGTTTGGAATGGCTATGCTCGTCGTTATATCAATGGATATGTGATGACCTTTAATGGTATTGAAAAATCAGAAAAAGAGTTAGGAAAATATCCAAATGTAGATGAAGTAATTGTAAAAGGTAATGTAAAAACATTTGATTATTTAGCTTGTGAAGATCGTATTTTTGACTCTCAAATGGAGCAATATATTGGTCAGCCTGCATTGATGACACTAAAAGGTGATGTTGATAATTTAGGATTGATTTTCCAAAAAGGGTTAGAAAATGCGACTTTTGCCAAAATGACGACATTGTCTCGTCAGATGAATCAGTTTTTTAGTTTATGGTTGCCTGCTTACTGTAATGAGAATAAGGCAAATATTTATACGGTATTTGCAGGGGGAGATGATTTCTTCTTGATTGGTTCTTGGCATAGCACACAAGAAGTCGTATTTGAAATGCAAAAGCAGTTTAAAAAATATGTGGCGGATAATGAAGAAATTCATTTTTCTGCGGGAATGGTGATGACGAAAGTGGGGTATCCTGTGCCACGTTTAGGTGAATTAGCCGAAGAAACCCTTGAAAAATCAAAAGCAGAAGAGGGAAAAAATGCGGTAACAATTTTTGATTCTTCTATTTCTTGGAATGCGTGGGAAAATCTGATTAAACTTGAAGAGGAAATTGAAAGGTTAGCGAAGGATTATAATATTTCAACTTCTTATTTATATTCACTCATTAATTTATCAAAACAAGCAGAACTTGCAAAAATTGATAAAAATTTAACCGCTACAATGTGGCGAAGCCATTTTTATTACAAAACAGCACGTTATGTGATTGATAAGTTGAAGAAAGAAGAGAAAGAACAAGCACTAAAATATATTACCTGTTCGTTAGGTAATAACGGTATTGAAAAATATGGGCAATGTTTTCAAATTCCACTATTTAATTATTTTTATAAAAGACGTTAA
- a CDS encoding RAMP superfamily CRISPR-associated protein, translating into MKEFMKTHQVYLTPLTPIHIGCGEDFEPTNYVIDEGVLYHFEPSKLELSDSQIQQLLSYANKSDLLSIQKFFQQNAKSVVGCANYFSSAAVGIEQDWKNKIGRVVNRESDGNNVIAKLSIERTAYLPYQNQPYVTGSGFKGALVTAYLDDCHKKQGNPKVNGRDSKKIFTFYAGDFKTSKFKGVKFGDFLPENNVNTKVYYALNFKKVPNNKGGQGRGIPLRRECILPAQYRAFKSNVTLWQDEKVFPINHYFELLRNYNFSIFVKEMKLLLERGLIDRTWLASVFNLVNNENACLIRLGKNGADSKIYQGDNVASIKIMQGKGKKPIFKDRATTVWLSGERQNQENNLLPFGWALLEVDPQSDNNALKEWCNQNKVSGVNLDEIYQNQKQAQERIKLIEQERQQKLAEEQQALKEEQERLASLSENQRLIEQKLQAWEDPQYEVKNYTDNSQIFVEAQALVKQAISENWEQSDKDFLLAIFDHTDRQSVFNRKVGGLDLSKGAGKLKGKAKEFKQLLNQLKGL; encoded by the coding sequence ATGAAAGAATTTATGAAAACGCATCAAGTTTATTTAACCCCTTTAACACCTATTCATATCGGCTGTGGCGAAGATTTTGAACCGACAAATTATGTGATTGATGAGGGCGTGTTATATCATTTTGAGCCGAGTAAGCTTGAATTATCTGATAGTCAAATTCAGCAATTATTGAGTTATGCAAATAAATCAGATTTACTTTCTATTCAAAAATTTTTTCAACAAAATGCAAAATCAGTTGTTGGTTGTGCAAATTATTTTTCGAGTGCTGCCGTTGGAATAGAACAAGATTGGAAGAATAAAATAGGTAGAGTAGTAAATAGGGAAAGTGATGGTAATAATGTTATTGCAAAATTATCCATAGAACGCACCGCTTATTTACCTTATCAAAATCAGCCTTATGTTACAGGAAGTGGTTTTAAGGGGGCATTAGTTACTGCGTATTTAGATGATTGCCATAAAAAACAAGGAAATCCTAAGGTTAATGGTAGGGATAGTAAAAAGATTTTTACATTTTACGCGGGCGATTTTAAAACGAGTAAATTTAAAGGTGTAAAATTTGGTGATTTTTTACCTGAAAATAATGTGAATACCAAAGTTTATTACGCCTTAAATTTTAAAAAAGTACCAAATAATAAAGGAGGGCAAGGTCGAGGAATTCCATTAAGACGGGAATGTATTTTGCCAGCACAGTATCGAGCGTTTAAGAGTAATGTAACATTATGGCAAGATGAAAAGGTATTTCCGATTAACCATTATTTTGAGTTACTGCGTAACTATAATTTTTCTATTTTTGTAAAGGAAATGAAATTATTATTGGAGCGAGGACTGATTGATAGAACGTGGTTAGCGTCAGTTTTCAATTTAGTAAATAATGAAAATGCTTGTCTTATTCGTTTAGGGAAAAATGGAGCAGATAGTAAAATTTATCAAGGTGATAATGTTGCAAGCATTAAAATTATGCAAGGTAAAGGGAAAAAACCGATTTTTAAAGATAGAGCGACAACAGTATGGTTATCAGGCGAGCGTCAAAATCAAGAAAATAACTTACTCCCTTTTGGTTGGGCATTATTAGAAGTAGATCCACAATCTGATAATAATGCACTTAAAGAATGGTGTAACCAAAATAAAGTAAGCGGTGTAAATTTAGATGAAATTTACCAAAATCAAAAACAAGCCCAAGAGCGAATAAAACTGATTGAACAAGAGCGACAACAAAAATTAGCCGAAGAACAGCAAGCCTTGAAAGAAGAGCAAGAAAGATTAGCAAGTCTTTCTGAAAATCAAAGACTAATTGAGCAAAAATTACAGGCTTGGGAAGATCCACAATATGAAGTGAAAAATTATACGGATAATTCTCAAATTTTTGTTGAAGCACAAGCACTTGTTAAGCAAGCTATTTCAGAAAACTGGGAACAGTCTGATAAAGATTTCTTACTTGCTATTTTTGATCATACAGACAGACAAAGTGTCTTTAATCGAAAAGTAGGCGGTTTAGATTTAAGTAAAGGTGCGGGCAAATTAAAAGGCAAAGCGAAAGAATTTAAACAGCTACTTAATCAACTAAAAGGCTTATAA
- the mdh gene encoding malate dehydrogenase, whose product MKVTVLGAAGGIGQALALLLKLQLPEGSELALYDIAPVTPGVAVDISHIPTAVKVKGYAGEDPTEALKDANVVLISAGVARKPGMDRSDLFNINAGIIRNLAEHVAKTCPTACVGIITNPVNTTVAIAAEVFKKAGVYDKKKLFGVTELDVVRSETFIAELKNKEVDTVKVPVIGGHSGVTILPLLSQATSLEEKITFTEEEVIALTKRIQNAGTEVVEAKAGGGSATLSMAQAAARFALSIIDGLSGKNTLEYAYVEGEGEYARFFSQPIILGRNGVEELLPIGKLSDFEQQALQSMLDTLNKDIKIGEEFMA is encoded by the coding sequence ATGAAAGTAACAGTATTAGGTGCAGCAGGCGGAATTGGTCAAGCGTTAGCATTGTTATTGAAATTACAATTACCAGAAGGTTCAGAATTAGCATTATATGATATTGCACCTGTAACCCCAGGTGTGGCAGTGGATATCAGCCATATCCCAACAGCAGTAAAAGTAAAAGGATATGCAGGAGAAGATCCAACAGAAGCGTTAAAAGACGCAAATGTCGTGTTAATTTCTGCGGGTGTGGCACGTAAACCAGGTATGGATCGTTCAGATCTATTTAATATCAATGCTGGTATTATTCGTAACCTTGCTGAACACGTAGCGAAAACTTGCCCAACAGCCTGTGTGGGAATTATTACAAATCCTGTTAATACGACTGTTGCGATTGCTGCTGAAGTATTCAAAAAAGCAGGCGTTTATGACAAGAAAAAATTATTTGGTGTGACTGAATTAGACGTTGTACGCTCAGAAACATTTATTGCTGAATTAAAAAATAAAGAAGTGGATACCGTTAAAGTGCCTGTAATTGGCGGACACTCTGGTGTGACTATTTTACCATTACTTTCACAAGCAACGTCACTTGAAGAAAAAATCACATTCACAGAAGAAGAAGTTATTGCATTAACTAAACGTATTCAAAACGCAGGAACAGAAGTGGTTGAAGCAAAAGCAGGTGGCGGATCAGCAACCCTTTCAATGGCACAAGCAGCAGCACGTTTTGCCCTTTCTATTATTGATGGATTATCTGGCAAAAATACACTTGAATATGCGTATGTTGAAGGTGAGGGTGAATATGCACGTTTCTTCTCACAACCTATCATTTTAGGTCGTAATGGGGTTGAAGAATTACTTCCAATCGGAAAATTAAGTGATTTTGAACAACAAGCATTGCAATCAATGTTAGACACATTAAACAAAGATATTAAAATTGGTGAAGAATTTATGGCTTAA
- a CDS encoding TIGR01777 family oxidoreductase — protein sequence MNIFITGGTGFIGSALTSQLLAQGHSVTVLTRQHISGQFPLTFCKNLSEIKNFNEFDAVINLSGEPIFDKAWTPKQKQILTNSRVDLTNHLVKLIDNSDNPPSVFISSSAIGFYGDVSNSHIADENSPCGNGFLSQLCQQWEGSALQMKNPKTRVCIIRTGLVLSQQGGMLKRILPLYKLGLGGKIGNGEQHWAWISLDDHLQAIQFLLKNPHSSGIFNLVAPKNVTQKQFNQDLATSLKRPAFCSVPKWLINIILRARSQLLLDNQLIYPKKLLDLGFEFRYSCLKNYLKQHLKK from the coding sequence ATGAATATTTTCATTACCGGCGGTACAGGTTTTATCGGCTCTGCCCTGACTTCACAATTATTAGCACAAGGGCATTCAGTTACTGTTCTCACAAGACAGCATATAAGCGGTCAATTTCCACTGACTTTTTGCAAAAATCTCTCAGAAATAAAAAACTTTAATGAATTTGATGCAGTTATTAACCTTTCTGGCGAGCCTATTTTTGATAAAGCGTGGACACCAAAACAAAAGCAAATTTTAACCAATAGTCGTGTAGATCTTACCAATCATTTAGTTAAACTAATTGATAATAGTGATAATCCTCCCAGTGTATTTATTTCAAGTTCTGCGATAGGTTTTTATGGTGATGTCTCAAATTCACACATCGCCGATGAAAATTCGCCTTGTGGCAACGGTTTTCTTTCACAACTTTGTCAACAATGGGAAGGTTCCGCTTTACAGATGAAAAATCCCAAAACAAGGGTTTGTATCATTCGTACAGGATTAGTACTTTCTCAACAAGGTGGAATGTTAAAACGCATATTACCCCTTTATAAATTAGGACTAGGGGGAAAAATTGGCAATGGCGAGCAGCATTGGGCTTGGATTAGCCTAGATGATCATCTGCAAGCAATACAATTTTTATTGAAAAATCCTCATTCTTCGGGAATATTTAATCTCGTTGCACCAAAAAACGTGACACAAAAACAGTTCAATCAGGATTTAGCAACCTCGCTTAAACGTCCAGCTTTTTGCTCTGTTCCTAAATGGCTGATTAACATTATTTTGAGAGCACGCTCACAATTACTTTTAGATAATCAACTTATTTACCCAAAAAAATTGTTAGATCTGGGATTTGAATTCCGTTATAGCTGCCTAAAAAACTATCTAAAACAACACTTAAAGAAATAG
- the csx16 gene encoding CRISPR-associated protein Csx16 has translation MKTYFISRHQGAIDWIKSQQIDVDQFVDHLDMDMVKQGDTVIGTLPIHLAAQVCKKGAKFYFLSVNVTKEQRGRELNKNELVKQECKLQQFMIKEIV, from the coding sequence ATGAAAACCTATTTTATTTCTCGTCATCAAGGTGCAATAGATTGGATTAAATCTCAACAAATTGATGTTGATCAGTTTGTTGATCATCTAGATATGGATATGGTTAAACAAGGTGATACAGTAATTGGTACATTACCGATTCACCTTGCTGCACAAGTGTGTAAAAAAGGTGCGAAGTTTTATTTTTTATCGGTTAATGTTACCAAAGAACAACGTGGACGAGAATTAAATAAAAATGAACTTGTAAAGCAAGAATGTAAGTTACAACAATTTATGATAAAGGAGATTGTATGA
- the csm2 gene encoding type III-A CRISPR-associated protein Csm2: MDISMIKFGENKPSELFAGIAEQAAQKIKSNKNANKQTQIRKFYDELAMWNEKVQLNREDREGEYKKQEVFIKMLKAKVAYAEGRKHIDRNFSEIFNRCIDQVNSAETLKYAKLFMEAVMGFCKLEEVRN, encoded by the coding sequence ATGGATATTAGTATGATCAAATTTGGTGAAAATAAGCCAAGTGAACTTTTTGCTGGTATTGCTGAGCAAGCGGCACAAAAGATTAAATCAAATAAGAATGCAAATAAACAAACTCAAATTCGTAAATTTTATGATGAATTAGCGATGTGGAACGAGAAGGTGCAACTAAATCGTGAAGATAGAGAGGGAGAATATAAAAAACAGGAAGTTTTTATCAAAATGTTAAAAGCTAAAGTTGCTTATGCGGAGGGACGTAAACATATTGATAGAAATTTTAGTGAGATATTTAATCGTTGTATCGATCAGGTTAATAGTGCAGAAACATTAAAATATGCCAAATTATTTATGGAAGCTGTGATGGGATTTTGTAAATTAGAAGAAGTTAGAAATTAA
- the csm4 gene encoding type III-A CRISPR-associated RAMP protein Csm4 produces the protein MKTYRITIETLTAFGTPLVGDTLFGQVCWGIRHQFGNVRLETLLQGYTENQPFLVVSHAMPSGYIPLPTIPSNLWQEGDEKDRKKLKKKKWLDIKSIEEPTTLWQQKAVAESEIDTFKVESSTQPHNSINRATSTTDDQRFAPYSQSQIWYGKETKLDLYVVLDEERFCIEDLKKVLTNIGKFGYGRDASVGLGKFAIIDESIQAVQLSQKNANCYLTLANCSPVNNELDSQRSFYQVETRFGRHGDMDALSGQPFKKPIILAKIGAIFTPFNFEEKLFIGNGLTGISYSNDKAVHQGYAPIIALHIDFKDGE, from the coding sequence ATGAAAACTTATCGTATAACGATTGAAACATTAACGGCTTTTGGTACGCCTCTGGTCGGCGATACGCTATTCGGACAAGTCTGTTGGGGTATTCGCCATCAGTTTGGTAATGTACGTTTGGAAACCTTATTACAAGGTTATACTGAAAATCAGCCTTTTCTTGTGGTTTCACATGCAATGCCAAGTGGTTATATTCCATTGCCGACAATTCCGTCAAATTTATGGCAAGAAGGCGATGAAAAAGATCGTAAAAAACTGAAAAAGAAAAAGTGGCTAGATATAAAATCTATTGAAGAGCCAACAACACTTTGGCAACAGAAAGCCGTTGCTGAAAGTGAAATTGATACTTTTAAAGTAGAGAGCAGCACACAACCCCATAACAGCATTAACCGAGCAACAAGTACCACAGATGATCAACGTTTTGCCCCTTATTCACAAAGCCAAATTTGGTACGGTAAAGAAACAAAACTTGATCTTTATGTAGTATTAGATGAAGAACGTTTTTGTATAGAAGATCTTAAAAAAGTACTAACAAATATCGGTAAATTTGGTTATGGACGTGATGCAAGTGTGGGGCTTGGTAAATTTGCAATTATTGATGAAAGCATACAAGCGGTGCAATTATCACAAAAAAATGCAAATTGTTATTTAACCTTAGCAAATTGCTCGCCTGTGAATAATGAGCTAGATTCACAAAGAAGTTTTTATCAAGTTGAAACACGTTTTGGACGTCACGGAGATATGGACGCATTGAGCGGACAACCGTTTAAAAAACCGATTATTCTTGCCAAAATAGGGGCGATTTTTACGCCGTTTAATTTTGAAGAAAAATTATTTATAGGCAATGGTTTGACAGGTATTTCTTATTCAAATGATAAAGCAGTACATCAAGGTTATGCACCTATTATCGCGTTACATATAGATTTTAAGGACGGTGAATAA
- the csm3 gene encoding type III-A CRISPR-associated RAMP protein Csm3 translates to MKLENIVEITATLKLETGLHIGAGDSEMHIGGIDNSVIKNPITGSPYIPGSSLKGKIRSLLEWRSGEVQEAPLSLKNLKDNDKNVKQILQLFGVSSDSKNDKEKLQEIGVSRLAFWDCALNSDWENKIRDDNQLLTEAKSENTINRITATADNPRQTERVPAGAMFDFKLTMRKFEGDSDELLNLILKGLRLLELDSLGGSGSRGYGKVKFEKLTVDGIEKDLTAINPFA, encoded by the coding sequence ATGAAACTAGAAAATATCGTAGAAATTACCGCAACATTAAAATTAGAAACTGGGCTACACATTGGTGCAGGTGATAGTGAAATGCACATTGGTGGAATTGATAATTCAGTGATTAAAAATCCGATTACAGGCTCGCCTTATATTCCTGGTTCTAGCTTAAAAGGTAAAATTCGCAGTTTGTTAGAATGGCGTAGTGGTGAAGTTCAAGAAGCACCGTTATCATTAAAAAACCTAAAAGATAATGACAAAAATGTAAAACAGATTTTACAGCTTTTTGGTGTGAGTTCCGACAGTAAAAATGATAAAGAAAAACTACAAGAAATTGGTGTTTCTCGTCTTGCATTTTGGGATTGTGCTTTAAATTCAGATTGGGAAAATAAAATTCGTGATGATAACCAGCTTTTAACAGAAGCAAAAAGCGAGAATACCATTAACCGTATTACGGCAACAGCAGATAACCCTCGTCAAACAGAGCGAGTTCCAGCAGGGGCTATGTTTGATTTTAAATTAACAATGCGTAAGTTTGAAGGTGATAGTGATGAGTTGTTAAATCTTATTTTAAAAGGTTTACGTTTATTAGAACTTGATAGCCTTGGCGGAAGTGGTTCTCGTGGCTATGGTAAAGTTAAATTTGAAAAATTAACAGTAGATGGTATCGAAAAAGATTTAACTGCAATCAATCCTTTTGCATAA
- the argR gene encoding transcriptional regulator ArgR: protein MDKNLALSEAFKSLLREEKFSSQSEIVSALQELGFEHINQSKVSRMLSKFGAVRTRNTKMEMVYQLPPELGVPTTSSPLKHLVIDIDHNDMLVVIRTTPGGAQIIAMLLDTIGKSEGILGTIAGDDTIFVTPTRKVSIKTLLNNIATLFDTKSE from the coding sequence GTGGATAAAAATCTTGCTCTGTCTGAAGCATTCAAATCGTTATTACGAGAAGAAAAATTTAGTTCACAAAGTGAAATTGTAAGTGCTTTACAAGAATTGGGATTTGAACATATCAACCAATCCAAAGTTTCACGCATGCTTTCTAAATTTGGGGCTGTACGCACTCGCAATACGAAAATGGAAATGGTCTATCAACTTCCTCCTGAACTTGGCGTACCAACAACATCAAGCCCATTAAAGCACCTTGTCATTGATATTGATCATAATGATATGTTAGTTGTAATAAGAACAACGCCAGGAGGAGCTCAAATTATTGCAATGCTACTTGATACTATCGGAAAATCTGAAGGTATTTTAGGAACAATTGCAGGTGATGATACTATTTTTGTGACACCAACTCGCAAAGTCTCTATCAAAACTTTATTGAATAATATCGCCACACTGTTTGATACAAAATCAGAATAA